The nucleotide window ACCAGCAATAGCAATACCTGAGATGATTCTTCGCCATGCCTACCCGTTTGCGGTGCTGGAGACAAAGTAGAGGCGATCGGGCTCTTGACAGACTGGAAGTCCGGTAATGCCATGAGATTTTAGGATGGAGTGGTAAAAGACAGACTGATATACGAATGTGTCTAAGAGTAGAGGCCTGCGCACTATAGATTGGAACTAATGGCTTATAGTTCGATCGCTGGGTCGGCGTCCAAATTTTTCTGGTTTCTCAGGCAAACCTAGAAAATAAAAAGTAATGAGGCTCGCTGGTGACGCATAACTTTGAAAGACTTAAGGCTCATATTCTCCCTCTCTCATGCTCTCAAGATTTTAATCAGGCAAAAAAAGAATGGGACTTGATTAGCATTGAGATTAGCAAAGAATATGATTTTTGTCCGTGCGGCAAAGAAATAAAAGAGCACTGTTACATAAAGAATAAAAGAACAGGTCATACTACGTATGTTGGCAATGTGTGTGTCAATCGATTCATTGGCATTAAAACTAATAGTTTATTCGCTGGCCTTAAACGAATTGCCGAGGATAACACAAAAAGTCCTAGTGAGGCTCTGATCCTATATGCTTATAATTCTGGCTATCTTTATGAAGGAGAGTATGAATTCTTGATGGCAGTAAGGTTAAAAAAAACACTCTCAGCTAACCAGATAGCATGGAGGAGAAAAATAAACAGAAGAATCCTTAATCAAATAGTTGTACAGAAACGTAATCATCAGTCCACATAAGTTTGCATAAGCATAGTTGTCATCATTTTCTAGAGATTCTTTGATAAAGTTTTCATGAACCAAGTTTTTCCAGATCTCCATGAACCCTTAATGAGGACTACATATCCTAAATTTTTAGGATGTTCAACATAATATCTAATAAATTCTTTTGTCTGATGATTATGACTATTGCTAGCATTAAAGTGTTTATTTGAAATTCATTTGCCTCTTTAATAATTGAGCAGTTTGTGGATCGTAGTGAAACTGATCGAGGGTGCCTTCTTTAAGCTTTTCGATCGCTTGTTCAATTACTTCTAGAGGGATGCAGAACCATTCTTTTGGCTTGACTGGATTGTTAAAGCGATCGTAGAGAGTGATATCCAAGCGAGCGCCATCAAAAAATCGATGCAGCAAAGCCTCCAACTTATTCCGATCAATATTCATGAGCTTGAAGGTCGTGACAATCTCAACTTCTGCAAGGAGATAGGTCGGGTCTTTCTTGGCATTAGCAAGACGTTTGCGCACGTCCCCACCTGTTACGCCGATCTTGTGAATGACTTCTCGATTTTCAGCAATGTACGGGTGCTCAGACTTGCTGCGCAGCACATAGATAAAACCGCTGGGTAAGTCCTCTTCTGCTTCCGCTGAAGAGAATAAGGGTCCCAGATCCAGAGAAGTGATGCGGCGGCTGTTCTTATCCTTGTTCAATGCCCGCTGAAGCGATCGCAGCAAAGGATTACTCTCAGTTCCGTTGTCGTAGACCACTCGTAGGCGGCAGTTTGGCAAGCCATAGTCACTGATGAAAGACTCGCCCATCTCAGCAACCAGTAGCTTCTGACCATCGAGAATGAACAGATCGCCCTGACGAATGACTCCGTTGTCTTGATACTTCAGCGTCTCGCGCTCTCCTGTCTCAAGTTGCTTTTGGACTTGCTTGAACAGGGGCTTGAAGTTCTCAAAGTCTTGGCAACGATCTCTCTGGGCAATTTCCTCGGCAGCTTTGATTTCTTGACGCGATCGCACATGGGTGAGCTGGGTGAGATCATTCGAGCTTTCTACATCCACCCCGAGCGCAGCTAGCAGTTCTGCATCATCCAGATCATCAGCTGATGGCCAGTTGCTGTCATTGGCTGAGTTGAGCAGTCCACGGGAATCTAGCGGCGTGAGAACAGTGCGGCACTCCTCTGATTCGCGCAGGCGATCGAGACGTACCGCATAAATGCGCTCGAAGATATCGCGGTCAGCCCCGTGCTGTGGAAGCCTGCCGTGCTCCTCTACAAAGCGTTCAATTTCTTCAAAGCCTGCGATAATCCGCTCCTCTCGGGCAGAAAGTTGACGAACTGGCTTTGGGGTGAGATCAACACCAAGTTCGCTAAGAAGATCGAGATCTTCATCTGTGATGTTCTTAGGCATCTCGTTCCTCCTGGGCCTTGCGCTGTAGGAAGGCTACACCTTCTGCCATCCGCTTCTCCCAAGGATCGATCGCCGTCAGGGAAGGCAAGCGCCCTTTCTCTTGCTTGAAGCGGAACGCCCGTTTTGCAAGGTCGCGTGCTTCTTCTATTGATAAGCTCACGCGCTTGGCCGCAATAATTTCCGCGACCTGCCGTAGCCGTTCCTCACTCATGGTTTTGGAGAGGATGGCATAAGCTTCCCCGAAGGGATTGATGCGATCGATCAGGTCCATGTCTAGCTCAGTGACAGACAGAGCAAACTGACGCACCCCATCAATCAGAGCTGTGTTCGGGCTAGGTTCTCCATCCCCAAAATCAATGGGCTTTGTCTCAGCCCCGCGATCGCTACTCCCTCCGACTTCTGGCGGCACTGGTTGGGGAGAGTCAACGATGACTT belongs to Synechococcus elongatus PCC 11801 and includes:
- a CDS encoding GIY-YIG nuclease family protein, coding for MPKNITDEDLDLLSELGVDLTPKPVRQLSAREERIIAGFEEIERFVEEHGRLPQHGADRDIFERIYAVRLDRLRESEECRTVLTPLDSRGLLNSANDSNWPSADDLDDAELLAALGVDVESSNDLTQLTHVRSRQEIKAAEEIAQRDRCQDFENFKPLFKQVQKQLETGERETLKYQDNGVIRQGDLFILDGQKLLVAEMGESFISDYGLPNCRLRVVYDNGTESNPLLRSLQRALNKDKNSRRITSLDLGPLFSSAEAEEDLPSGFIYVLRSKSEHPYIAENREVIHKIGVTGGDVRKRLANAKKDPTYLLAEVEIVTTFKLMNIDRNKLEALLHRFFDGARLDITLYDRFNNPVKPKEWFCIPLEVIEQAIEKLKEGTLDQFHYDPQTAQLLKRQMNFK